Proteins encoded in a region of the Paenibacillus pedocola genome:
- a CDS encoding copper amine oxidase N-terminal domain-containing protein — protein sequence MFAKKILSACVCSALLMSFAAGGGAFAAVTAASSDIQVKKFEYLDKEYDRISLDSADSPDGIRDGHLSLLIDAGEGTEIKSITMKGADAQGNEVNRGIWKTWKDSAADTSYLLVVVQDGKTINSTFTKTLGSFKGVAQFELYASDNNGMKPGEYYYLEIVTNKGTVKSDITPYAENVTSYAPVAIREFSWKDLTSDQTGIAKFGPDGSPDAHFKLKLNFAQKTDVLSVILRGTDKDGNPAGGIWRTNRAGSGWLLGIAQGKTVVTPGFKDDVKAPVGAFRGSVDFDLYAGNNGSIKNGEYYVVEVETSFGTVMTNPVKFGDPASNYVNDAPLGFKTIGLKLNSVKASVDEKNYTLEVAPFKQEGRTMVPIRFIAEALGAKVDWNPKERRVTLTKDDTKIELIIDKKEAYVNGVATMLDAPAVIRNNVTLLPVRFVSENMKMKVFFDEGEIVITDATEQ from the coding sequence ATGTTTGCTAAAAAAATACTTTCCGCTTGTGTATGTTCTGCACTTTTAATGTCCTTTGCCGCCGGAGGAGGTGCATTTGCGGCAGTAACGGCTGCTTCATCGGATATCCAAGTCAAGAAATTTGAATATCTTGACAAAGAATACGACCGGATTTCACTGGATTCGGCAGATTCGCCGGACGGTATACGTGACGGTCACCTGAGCCTGCTGATCGATGCCGGTGAAGGCACAGAGATTAAGTCAATTACGATGAAAGGTGCGGACGCGCAAGGAAATGAGGTCAACCGCGGTATTTGGAAGACGTGGAAGGATTCAGCCGCTGATACAAGTTATTTACTTGTAGTTGTCCAGGATGGGAAAACGATAAATTCCACGTTCACTAAGACACTGGGCAGCTTCAAAGGTGTAGCACAGTTTGAGCTATATGCTTCGGATAACAACGGAATGAAGCCAGGAGAATATTACTATCTGGAAATCGTTACGAACAAAGGCACAGTGAAATCCGACATCACTCCGTATGCAGAGAATGTGACCTCTTATGCGCCTGTTGCTATCCGGGAATTCAGCTGGAAGGACCTGACTTCTGATCAGACGGGTATCGCAAAGTTTGGTCCTGACGGCAGTCCTGATGCTCATTTTAAGTTGAAGCTTAATTTCGCGCAGAAAACCGATGTATTGTCAGTCATCCTCCGCGGTACGGACAAAGACGGTAATCCCGCAGGCGGGATCTGGCGGACTAACAGAGCCGGAAGCGGTTGGCTGCTCGGAATCGCCCAAGGAAAAACAGTAGTGACCCCAGGCTTCAAGGACGATGTAAAAGCACCGGTAGGAGCCTTTAGAGGGAGTGTGGATTTCGACCTGTATGCCGGCAATAACGGCTCTATCAAGAACGGTGAGTACTATGTGGTAGAAGTTGAAACTAGCTTCGGCACCGTTATGACTAATCCGGTGAAGTTCGGTGATCCGGCATCCAATTATGTGAATGATGCTCCGCTCGGGTTCAAAACGATTGGACTGAAGCTGAATTCAGTGAAGGCCAGCGTGGACGAAAAGAATTACACCCTGGAGGTAGCTCCGTTTAAGCAGGAAGGCCGTACGATGGTACCTATCCGCTTCATTGCAGAAGCACTGGGAGCCAAGGTAGATTGGAATCCTAAGGAAAGACGGGTAACACTCACAAAAGATGACACGAAGATTGAACTGATTATCGATAAAAAAGAAGCTTATGTAAATGGGGTTGCTACTATGCTGGATGCTCCGGCCGTTATCCGGAACAACGTAACCCTGCTTCCTGTTCGCTTTGTCAGTGAGAATATGAAAATGAAAGTGTTCTTTGATGAAGGAGAAATTGTCATTACTGACGCCACTGAACAATAA
- a CDS encoding glycoside hydrolase family 44 protein, whose translation MSNSFSFVEAFTGNALAAASFKASAAPVSPTIEAGTKATVNVSVTSSEHTEVLLDVEFFDAALQNVGKVFVDNIKLEAGVEKTVPLVWNVPANLPAGEYMVSFGIFGAGWKGGNSKWYPGAAKITITQGIPQISFSASATAVPGSIKTGEQVAVEATVTANVYTEAIAEVKILHSSGEPVHQQEFKKMFQANQRVVLPVKWRAPEDALPGTYHVEVAVYNPDRSKTYTVNSAAAQFSVSPVNGPILPAPTNVKASLVVDTVTVTWDKVAEADSYEVEVDGAGILKVTGTSCVHIGLKPNTSHTYRVRAKKGSDAGPWSIAVSVKVPPAESGVQPFKVLTETGTKQSTSSITPKFKVKNNGKTEVSLKDLKIRYYYTADFTNEEEKSFNLGFYSLVKWRTLAAADVITRFVKMPVPSGQATHYLEIGFTEQAGMIKPAEELLFSGWMNKSDWSAFNQMNDYSFLNTSAETESLKTVVYLQGVRVWGAEPELLDIPPFPDPVETAATDTSITLTWEAVPGAAGYEIYADGVITTVPGLTFAYDFLKPGTLHTFKIRALKGDSSSLWSSRFTVKTTGEQQLPQPIGIRAEKTGSSITISWKAMQESVTGYDIEVDGAVTPVGTNLFYTHSGLTPASLHTYRVRAKDGSTLGPWSEKIQVNTLRSPEGPFEVQFHIDPAAERTPISPYIYGSNEDLTGTENLTARRAGGNRFSAYNWENNASNSGSDGGFVSDSFVPWYYGGIPVSESAKWEIPGSAAVGFHQKSLEKGAYTLWTLPMAGYAAKDKGTKVTQAEMAPSSRWVDVKAAKGAPFSLTPDLNDNVVYNDELVNLLVHKFGPASSATGIKGYSMDNEPGLWNHTHEYMHPEMAKGAEVLNKSVELAKAVKNVDPSAEMFGPVSYGFSDAYMVDNKPEWNEIKGNYRWYLDYYLDNMARESRKENKRLLDVLDIHWYSEEMGGGTRITSTALEKHSLETHKVRVQAPRSLWDPSYLEDTWIGDWFSEFLPLIPTMRNSINTYNPGTKMAITEYDFGGSHHVSGGIAQADVLGIFGKQGLYMANYWNMAGTSRLSQIPYLSSGFKIYNNYDGSNSKFGDTSVEADTNDIENSSIYSSVFKNSDGKLHMIVINKNFDYEMNASFNIGGTVSYKSAKVWAFDENSPQITEREGVSHIDGNTFTLSIPKLTVAHIVLSAE comes from the coding sequence TTGTCAAACAGTTTTTCCTTCGTAGAGGCATTCACGGGGAATGCCTTGGCTGCCGCCAGCTTCAAAGCCTCGGCAGCTCCAGTCTCCCCAACAATAGAAGCGGGAACCAAAGCAACCGTGAACGTAAGCGTAACTTCATCAGAGCATACCGAAGTGCTGCTGGATGTTGAGTTTTTTGATGCAGCACTACAGAATGTCGGCAAGGTGTTCGTAGACAATATTAAGCTGGAAGCGGGCGTAGAGAAGACTGTACCACTGGTCTGGAATGTGCCGGCAAATCTTCCGGCAGGAGAGTATATGGTCAGTTTCGGAATTTTTGGAGCTGGCTGGAAAGGCGGGAACAGCAAGTGGTACCCGGGTGCAGCCAAGATAACCATCACTCAGGGAATACCGCAAATCAGCTTCTCGGCATCAGCAACGGCTGTTCCCGGCAGCATCAAAACGGGTGAGCAAGTGGCGGTTGAGGCCACTGTAACAGCAAATGTGTATACAGAGGCGATTGCCGAAGTGAAGATTCTTCATTCCAGCGGGGAGCCCGTTCATCAGCAAGAGTTCAAAAAGATGTTTCAGGCTAACCAACGGGTAGTATTGCCGGTGAAGTGGAGAGCACCGGAGGATGCTTTACCGGGAACCTACCATGTAGAGGTGGCTGTATATAACCCGGATCGTTCAAAAACCTACACGGTCAATTCAGCAGCGGCACAGTTTTCGGTTAGCCCCGTCAATGGCCCTATACTTCCGGCACCGACTAATGTGAAGGCCTCACTGGTTGTTGATACAGTAACAGTAACCTGGGATAAGGTTGCAGAGGCAGACAGTTATGAGGTTGAGGTGGACGGGGCAGGAATTCTGAAGGTGACGGGCACCTCTTGTGTTCATATCGGATTAAAGCCGAATACCAGTCATACCTACAGGGTCAGGGCCAAAAAGGGCTCAGATGCCGGTCCGTGGAGTATTGCGGTCAGCGTAAAGGTGCCTCCGGCTGAAAGCGGGGTACAGCCTTTTAAAGTCCTGACTGAAACGGGAACAAAGCAGAGCACATCCTCGATTACACCCAAATTCAAAGTCAAGAATAACGGCAAAACAGAGGTCAGTCTGAAGGATTTAAAAATCCGTTACTACTATACGGCCGACTTCACGAATGAGGAAGAAAAATCTTTTAACCTTGGGTTCTACAGCCTGGTGAAATGGAGAACGCTCGCGGCCGCCGACGTCATCACCCGGTTTGTCAAAATGCCGGTTCCCTCCGGGCAGGCTACTCATTACCTGGAGATCGGCTTCACAGAGCAGGCAGGTATGATAAAGCCGGCGGAAGAGCTTTTGTTCAGCGGCTGGATGAATAAGAGCGACTGGTCGGCGTTCAATCAAATGAATGATTACTCGTTCCTGAACACTTCGGCGGAAACCGAAAGCCTAAAAACGGTAGTCTATCTGCAAGGTGTGCGGGTATGGGGAGCCGAACCGGAGCTTCTGGATATCCCGCCATTTCCGGACCCGGTAGAAACCGCAGCCACAGACACGTCAATTACCTTAACCTGGGAAGCTGTTCCGGGAGCGGCGGGCTATGAGATCTATGCGGATGGGGTAATAACGACCGTACCCGGCCTTACGTTTGCTTACGATTTTTTGAAGCCCGGGACATTGCATACCTTCAAAATCAGGGCTCTTAAGGGAGACAGCTCCAGCTTATGGAGCTCGCGGTTCACAGTCAAGACAACCGGAGAGCAGCAGCTGCCGCAGCCTATAGGCATCAGGGCAGAGAAGACCGGAAGTTCAATTACGATCAGCTGGAAAGCCATGCAGGAGTCGGTTACCGGCTATGACATTGAAGTTGACGGTGCAGTTACACCAGTAGGGACTAACCTGTTCTACACACACAGCGGGTTAACGCCGGCTTCGCTTCATACGTACCGGGTTAGAGCCAAAGACGGCAGTACACTGGGGCCCTGGAGTGAGAAGATTCAGGTCAATACACTCCGCAGCCCTGAAGGACCCTTCGAAGTCCAGTTCCACATTGATCCGGCTGCGGAAAGAACCCCCATCAGTCCTTATATTTACGGTTCGAATGAGGATTTGACAGGTACCGAGAATCTGACTGCAAGAAGAGCCGGCGGCAACCGGTTCTCAGCTTACAATTGGGAGAACAATGCTTCGAACTCAGGCAGTGACGGAGGTTTTGTCAGTGATTCCTTTGTTCCGTGGTATTACGGCGGAATTCCGGTCTCGGAAAGCGCCAAGTGGGAAATCCCTGGAAGTGCAGCAGTAGGCTTCCACCAGAAATCCCTGGAGAAAGGTGCTTATACCCTATGGACACTGCCCATGGCGGGTTATGCTGCCAAAGACAAGGGGACCAAAGTGACCCAGGCAGAGATGGCTCCTTCCAGCCGGTGGGTGGACGTTAAGGCGGCCAAAGGTGCCCCGTTCAGTCTTACCCCGGATTTGAATGACAATGTGGTGTATAACGATGAACTGGTCAATCTTCTGGTCCATAAGTTTGGTCCGGCGTCTTCTGCCACCGGTATCAAAGGGTATTCCATGGATAATGAACCGGGACTTTGGAATCACACGCATGAATACATGCATCCAGAAATGGCGAAGGGTGCAGAGGTGCTCAACAAGTCCGTAGAACTCGCCAAAGCGGTTAAAAATGTAGATCCATCCGCTGAAATGTTCGGTCCGGTCTCGTACGGGTTCAGTGACGCCTATATGGTGGATAACAAGCCGGAATGGAATGAGATCAAAGGAAATTACAGATGGTATCTGGATTATTATCTGGACAATATGGCGAGAGAATCGAGAAAAGAAAATAAACGGCTGCTGGATGTGCTGGATATTCACTGGTATTCAGAGGAAATGGGCGGCGGAACCCGGATTACGAGCACAGCGCTTGAGAAACACTCGCTGGAGACGCATAAGGTGCGTGTTCAAGCGCCGCGATCGCTGTGGGATCCGAGTTATCTGGAAGATACATGGATCGGAGACTGGTTCAGTGAGTTTCTTCCGTTGATCCCAACGATGAGAAATTCAATTAACACCTATAATCCGGGGACCAAAATGGCGATCACCGAGTACGATTTCGGCGGCAGCCATCATGTGTCCGGAGGAATTGCACAGGCAGATGTGCTCGGTATATTCGGCAAGCAGGGATTATATATGGCTAATTACTGGAATATGGCGGGTACATCCAGACTGTCCCAAATTCCTTATCTGTCCTCAGGCTTCAAAATTTATAACAACTATGACGGCAGTAACTCGAAGTTCGGGGATACAAGTGTGGAGGCCGACACCAATGACATTGAGAACAGCTCCATCTACAGCTCCGTTTTCAAAAACAGTGACGGTAAGCTGCACATGATTGTGATCAACAAGAACTTTGATTATGAAATGAATGCTTCATTTAACATCGGTGGAACCGTCTCTTACAAATCGGCAAAAGTGTGGGCATTCGATGAGAACAGTCCGCAGATTACCGAAAGAGAAGGGGTATCCCACATCGACGGCAACACCTTCACACTCAGTATTCCGAAACTGACGGTAGCCCATATTGTGCTTTCGGCAGAATGA
- a CDS encoding helix-turn-helix domain-containing protein, with the protein MNILQDFGIRLKELRLRSSMSQDMLASRSGLDRTYIGSVERGERNVSLKNIEILCNTLDVDISYFFDDERFSVHSAFFKQEMARPLEDRFSYSLLIEDNLLAWKVTGALHPEEVKRICLDLKAACRQLTPGQVKLLIDNSKMMTKGQPIAFLHEVTEIWEELQRWFLPYCEQVIVLCNSKFMQNQMNRLAKRSGIIKVQKTLYAEDKQWLAADEMDLVDLLKRYLEV; encoded by the coding sequence ATGAATATATTACAGGATTTTGGAATCCGCCTGAAAGAATTAAGGCTCCGGTCGAGCATGTCACAGGATATGCTGGCTTCCAGGTCCGGGCTGGACCGGACCTATATTGGCAGCGTGGAGCGCGGGGAACGCAATGTGTCGCTTAAAAATATCGAAATTCTATGCAATACGCTGGATGTGGATATTAGCTATTTTTTTGACGATGAACGGTTCTCTGTCCATTCTGCATTTTTCAAACAGGAGATGGCAAGACCGCTCGAAGACCGGTTTAGCTACAGCCTGCTGATCGAGGACAATCTGCTGGCATGGAAGGTGACAGGAGCCCTGCATCCGGAGGAAGTCAAACGAATCTGTCTGGATTTAAAAGCGGCCTGCCGTCAGCTTACTCCCGGTCAAGTCAAGCTGCTGATCGATAACAGCAAAATGATGACCAAGGGGCAGCCCATTGCTTTTCTGCACGAAGTCACTGAAATATGGGAGGAGCTTCAGCGGTGGTTCCTTCCTTATTGCGAACAAGTCATCGTCCTCTGCAATTCCAAGTTCATGCAGAATCAGATGAACCGTCTGGCCAAACGGAGCGGGATCATCAAAGTGCAGAAGACGCTGTACGCCGAAGATAAGCAGTGGCTGGCAGCGGATGAGATGGATCTTGTAGATCTGCTCAAAAGGTATCTGGAAGTGTAG